In Penaeus vannamei isolate JL-2024 chromosome 4, ASM4276789v1, whole genome shotgun sequence, a single window of DNA contains:
- the Xrcc2 gene encoding DNA repair protein XRCC2 → MSHVYGRASTENRLNLSANYSPGTMKTPESESGLALLARLGTRPSMKNIDSQFFPSGLDPYDIVEVSGNKGTGKSSFISHLILNALMPEAWYGIKLGGSSCGVVFIDADLHFSILQMENMLQRRIKKMVKSARAEVKGLGGSKAADSLVCSPKAFQDFLHLGKRQQESEINKLTRDCLKNLVYLKCTDSFQFTITLLSLDELTQNRDNISLVVIDSISAFYWYDRTYKAGTWYKLEQHYNRIFKVFLGHIRKHKLVLLTSRQALFQKRSSKEERKTSYQNEDVDGDFDVTDYEYLGREWASAVTQRIYLSIDTPGETSNTVLPQEQQVHNMQDSNCQGEESFSIMDKSTKERTTYLAEVNGKNNKKNKLTFTIHEDGIRHLIAKE, encoded by the exons ATGAGTCATGTGTATGGGAGAGCGAGCACTGAGAATAGATTAAACCTCAGTGCTAACT ACAGTCCTGGGACAATGAAGACCCCAGAGAGTGAATCTGGTCTAGCCCTCTTAGCCAGACTAGGTACTCGACCGAGCATGAAGAACATAGACTCTCAGTTCTTCCCCTCTGGCCTGGACCCTTATGACATTGTGGAAGTCAGTGGCAACAAAGGGACAGGCAAGTCGTCTTTCATCTCACATTTGATCCTGAATGCCCTGATGCCTGAAGCCTGGTATGGGATTAAGCTGGGAGGAAGCAGTTGTGGGGTGGTGTTCATTGATGCTGATTTGCACTTCAGTATCTTGCAGATGGAAAACATGTTGCAGAGGAGGATTAAGAAAATGGTTAAAAGTGCTAGGGCAGAGGTCAAGGGATTGGGTGGCAGTAAGGCAGCAGACAGTTTGGTCTGCAGTCCCAAGGCATTCCAAGATTTTCTGCATTTAGGGAAAAGGCAGCAGGAGAGTGAAATCAACAAATTAACAAGGGACTGCTTGAAAAACCTTGTCTACCTGAAGTGCACAGACAGTTTTCAGTTTACCATCACATTGCTCTCACTTGATGAACTCACGCAAAACCGAGACAACATATCCCTTGTTGTCATAGATAGTATCTCGGCCTTTTATTGGTATGACCGCACCTATAAGGCAGGAACCTGGTATAAGCTTGAGCAACACTACAATCGGATCTTCAAGGTCTTTCTTGGCCATATCAGGAAGCACAAACTTGTCCTCCTCACCAGCCGTCAGGCCCTCTTCCAAAAGAGGTCATCAAAGGAAGAACGCAAAACCAGCTACCAAAATGAGGATGTAGATGGAGATTTTGATGTCACGGACTATGAGTACTTAGGTAGAGAGTGGGCCAGTGCCGTGACACAGCGTATTTACTTATCAATCGACACTCCAGGGGAAACTTCAAATACAGTCTTGCCTCAAGAACAGCAGGTGCATAATATGCAAGATTCAAACTGTCAAGGTGAGGAATCTTTCAGTATCATGGATAAATCCACTAAAGAAAGAACAACATATTTGGCTGAAGtgaatggaaaaaataacaaaaaaaacaaactcactTTTACAATACACGAAGATGGTATCAGACATTTGATTGCAAAAGAGTAA